In Malaclemys terrapin pileata isolate rMalTer1 chromosome 10, rMalTer1.hap1, whole genome shotgun sequence, the DNA window CCTGTGTTTGCTCTCTGAGAGGAGCACCTAAAGGTTGTTGGCTAAATCTTTCTGGCATGACCTCAAAGCACATTACCACGCGAAGGCAGTGTTCTTAGCCCCATCTTTCAGAGGAGGAACTGGGTGGCCCAGGGTGATTAAGGTAACCCACCTCAGTCACCTGGCAAGTCTGGCAGATGGGTGGTGACCCAGGGTCTCCTGACTCACAGGCTGATGTTTTACTACACTGCATTGGCAGGCCCCAGAGAAGGACATGTGCAGTTGCTGGAACATGTGAGGAAAGACAAGAGTCAGCTGCAGTTAGTCAGTGGTCCCCGATGGAGCGGTACTTTGTTGGTGCCCCTTCTTCAGGTTGTAGGGAGGGGGGCATACAGTCATAACTCCAGTTCTAGCACTGGGCTAGGGTCAATTGGTAACTAGCATTTGTCCTTATTCTTGGAGCTTTATAATGTGCAGTCCAGATTAGCCTTAGGTTCTTCCAACTGGGTCTATGGCTACAAATAAAGGCCTACATTGTGAGTGTCCAACTTGAGTCACCGTAACCGGCTCTGGTTCTCTAACAGCTCGTCACACTTCTGAGCATCCGGCCCTTTCAAGAACTCTCAGGGTGGGTGCCCAAAAGCGGACACTGCTCCAACTCATGAGCTAGTTGCTTGTTTAGCCCTAGACCCATCTGGCAATCATTTGTCTGGAAGAGCAGCCGCCATTTGGGCTGCATGGTGATGGTGTGGGGGGTTTGAGGCCAGCGACTGGTGCGAGAGCGAGTGATTGAAAAGCCACAGAGGAGGCCTGCACCACTGGTGGCGTAAGTGGTATGTCACCATTTGTGCTCATGACActcgccccaccccccacaccccttggCCAGCATTCTGAGAGCAAAACACACCCCCAGCAAATAAACCTTTATTTGTTTTGAAGCTTCTTTTGAAGAGCAAAAGACTTTTGAGGCCATCTGATTGTCGGGACACTGCCATCTGCAGCAAATGCCTCGCTGGgctttggtggtggtgttttaaTCTGTGTGTTGAATTAGGCCTTTTAATTAGAGTATTAAAAAGGCTAACTGGAAGTCAATTATACAGCCCTTTCAAACTGCCAATGTTAATAGCCAACCAGGAACATGAAGTCTATGGCATCTGCTTGGGAATGTTGGATTCCGCTGTGCTGATGGGCTGATGCTTTAATTGTCCACAGCCTGGAGGAAGGGGCAACGCCAGGCAGACTAGAGATTTGGGTTTATCTTTCTTCTCTCATGGGGGGCACAAGGAGTGGGAGCCCTGCCCACTGCTCCACTTGGGCTCTTAGGCAAAGGCCAGTCATGATCTGGCTTTGAGTAATTTAGCATCACAACACCCTCAGTTAGTATTATCAGCCCCCAacagaaaaatggggaaactggTGCAGAGATGTAAAGTATCTTGACTGAGGTAATTCAGCATGTCAGTGGCAGAGTAGCCATACAGCTTAAGAGTCCTGGCTCGCCATCCTTTGATCCAACCACCCAACACTGCCTCTCAAACTTAGTGTCTCTTACAGCTATACACGGTAGCACCTTTATTCCCCAAAGGATCCTAAGTGATTACAAATCGTACAGACAATAATCAGCTCatttgccactgaaatgcagcgcTGTCTGGGGTGGGACCTGGAAGCAGTTTAGCAGCGCACTGCAACGCTACCAAACAGCTGAGAATAGGAACTGAAGCATCCTAGCACTGACTGGAACTGCAGCAGGGAGACACAGCAGACTGGCCGCAAATCTGTGAGCAGGTGCGATGAAACCCTCCACTTCAGTAATGGCGAGAAAAATCTTTAGCACAGCATGGCTCACAGGTGGCAGTTACATTTTTGTCTCTAAGTAAAGCTGTGAGCTGCTGGAGGCCTGGGGAGCAGGGCCTATATTGTGTAGGAATGTTTTCTGCTCAGATGTCCTGAGGGACAATTAAACCAGTGCCATTTCTGCCGGCATGAACCATCTGGCTTACAAAGAGAGTGAGGTGTGGTCCTGCCCCTGCTGTCAAGCACCCCTTAACCTTGTGGACCGTCAGATCTGGCCTCTAGCTCTGTAACGGGCTCAGCCAACCTCCTCTTCATAGCTGCTGAATGCTACGGCCTTAGAGGAACACCTAGATCCAGAGTTCAGCTGGGGCCTGAGAATGGAGCATGGACAGTAACAATGGTAGAGTAATTCCAGGAGGGATTAAGATTAAATGAGGGCTGAATATGCCCAGGGTGGGAGAAGCCTCAGTACCCCCACAGCCTTCGCAGGCCTTTGTGCAGACTCtgggcctgcctgcctgcctgggtcGGTGTGATCTCATTGCAAGTATGTAATATTGCTGCTGACCTGTCAGTTGGCCTTGGAGCTGAAGTTGCCAGGAGTTTCTCTGCACTGAGTCAAAGCTGCCCAATGAAACCCCACAAAAGGGGTGTCCCTTTGCCATTGGCCacgatgctgctgctgctgacctgcaggaggagcagttcaCCAAGCACCATTCTGCAGTGGGGCAGACCTGCCCCAGTGTGCACCCTTGCCCACAGACCAGGGATGAGgaatccttgcagccccatgtCCCAAGCACTGTGGGGGCATTTAAGTTAGGGTTAGGGGCTTATGTCCCAGAGTTCCTGCCCCTGGATTTGGTTTGAATAGCTGCTAGCTATCCAGCATGTTAGCCTGTGACTAGCGAGCTGATGAATGGCTGGAGTGCTCCGCCCCCTTGGACATGGAATGATGGTTCCATTCACCTTGCTACATGTGCATTGGAAGTGCTGCTGGGAATAGATAGGTAACACTGGATCGCCTGGCAAGAAACAGCAAGCATAGGACTAGGAAAGATTTCAGAGCCAATCTGCAGGCTGTAAAGATTCATTTACCAGATCTGAGCTGTCGGGGCTTGTTTTGTAGCTGTAACACCAATAATGATGATGAATTAATACACGTTAGCACCTTTCAGCCATAGACCTCAAGGCAGTTTACAAAGGTGGGCAGGTCTGATTAGCTCCATTTCACACCTGGGGACACCAAGGCATGGAGGAAAGCAGTGACTtgctgagtcagtggcagggctggcaaTAGAAGCTAGGTCCCCCGTCTTGTGTTGCAATCCGGGACCCAACACCTTTAGTTATTCCTGGCTTGTATGGATGCCCAATGCACCAATCCAATATGGCACAGGGAATGTAGGGAAGTAGAATGTAATATTCCAAGCTGCAAGTAGATTGGGAACATCAGGTTTAACCTCCCAGGTGTGAAAAGGGCCATTAATGACTGTGAGTGCTTTGGCTTGAGATCTTCTATGGAAGATGTGCTAGGTCTGGGCTTTCTCAGGACCCTTTGGATTTTGCCTCATTTCTCTGGGGGTGAGGTGATGGCCCAACATTTAATGTCGGAGGCAAAAGTGGCAGGAGAATCTATGTTGTGGTAGAAGCATAGTGAGATCACCAGGAAGCCTGGCTGTGAAGGATACCCAGAATATGCTCAattcacagcagagctgagatgtATGAGGGACTCATCTGTCACAGGGGGTCTCAGAGCCCTAGCAAGGCTGGGAATAATAAAATGAACTTCCCCACCCTGGGCAGCATTATGCCAACGGCAACAGGAACAAAGGGAGGGAGAAATTACTGAGGCTTTGAGACTAAGGTCCTGAGAAAGAGGCAGCACTGACCTCACTGCTGGGGTCCCATCAGTTTAGGTCACAGCCGGAGTGACACTGGAAATCTCATGGCACATCATTAAAGCAGCTAATAATGCAGTCTGGTTGGCACGTGTGCATCGGGGAGGCTGAGGACTGCAAGAGCAGGGGGGTCACTACACagcaggattgaggtgcattggcagagctctgtgtgaaGCCAGCACTGGATGGGCAGACAGGAGCGTAAGCGTGCTAAGGCCTACCGCCTGAGCAGCAGGGATAGTGCAGGGTAGGGCTAAGGTGCATTGGGAGAGCCAAGCGTGGAGTCTCCAATAGCAGGGTACTGCAGGCAAAGCATTTGGTACATTGGCAGAGCGGTGTGGTGTCTGTGCCTGGCAGAACTGTGAATCAGATGCAGATACTGAGCGAGACCCCCTGCAAACTCACAGCATGCTGCCAGCCGTCATTCTTTACCTAGCGGAGGGGCCTCACGGACGCTGTAAAAGCTCTGCATATTTTGTGGGGCTGACGCTCCCATATTTCTCCCTTGCATTCACCTCTCTAGTGGCTGCTGCTGCATTCAAGGATTAAGTTGGAAATTTCATTAGCCCCCTTTGATATCTCCCCACCTAGCCGTTGGCGTGATCAAATGcagggcacagcccctgcagtcacTGAATGCTGTGCTGTTGGTTTCTCCATCACTTCCCTTTGCATCCTCTAGGTTTGCACTCTTTGGTTGCCCACCTGTCTCTGATCCTCCATCCACACCTGCCAGTTCTCGTGTGGGACATTTGTTTGGCAGACTGTACCACAAAGTGGACGAGTTATTTATTGACAGGTTGTGTATGAATTTGGAATGGTTGGTCTGTTTCATGCTCTGATCATTGTGGAGTGCCATCATGAACTGCGATTCTCTCGCCATTTACAAAATGGGCACCACACAGCAATGTGAGCTGCCACCCAGTGTAAAGCTAAAGCCTGAAGCCTCAAAGCTTTTAAAGTTTGAAACATTTTTCGCAAGGAATCATTCTGCAACAGGGCGGATGTTACCGCAATCCATGGCTCTCATAGCTGACCTAGGGCTCAGCTCCAATGGGATGCCGATTTAAAGTGACGGGACACTATTAAtaatctctccctctccttgggAGCCGAGCAATGCAGCCAGTCTCTTCTGAAATGTACAAATGAGAatcatatttaattaaattcccCCAAAGGCCTAGATATTGGGATAAGCTGAATGGGGGGAGGTCTGAAGCTTGTTTGATAAAGCTTTGTTTTCAAAGCTTGTCTTAAAACATATCTTTTACCCTTGTCTTTGGGCcacttaatttctctctccctctgtggtTGCCCTTCTGACTTGATGCTTTAATTTATTCACCATACAATGTCTTTACACCCCTGCTTGCTGTAACTCACACCATAGTCTCTACACAGTATTCTACTCTGCTGAGCGCTCTGGAACTTTGCTTGTATGAGAGGCACCCAAGTAAAGTTGCAGAAATCCTAGATCTGTCCCCCACGGGGCACTCTGAATAGAACCTCAGCACGCAGAGAAAAGGGGGCAAGATTTGGCTATATGGGTCAACGGACACAGCTACAAAAGCCTTCCAGTTCCGGTGCATGGTGTGCACCCGCATTCGCTATTGGAATgcatatagggaccatcacttgaggAAGAACACACCTTCTGTAGCACAGACTGGCTCTTCAATACCCCTTCTTCTTTAAAATAAGCCAATTATATCCAATGAAAACAGAGATTCTTTCAGACCCCTATGGGGCTAATGTTAGCACCGAGCACCAGGGAACGATGCTATTgtataaataggcttggaaggattcgattttctatcagtaaatgtcagtaaacgtcaatttcactggacacatacaaaaatgaggaaacaaatatttccattgatgatgatgCTCTAATTTTAGATAGGCGAAGTAAGAAAAAGGCAGCTTAAGAACTTAGAGTGAAACTGCAGCGATTTAGGCTTTTGAATCAGGCTTGTTGCACATGGACGAGCGAACGGCCGGTTCAAAAGAGGAGGGGATTTGTTGATTTTAAGGCTATTTATttagtatattttgacatgggattgtgacaatttgtgttttaatgcttataaagctttagctttttgaatctcagtagTGACTGACATTAAATAATTGCCTGACTCTGCAATTGAAAATTTAAATGACTAAAAATAGCAAAACGTAGTCAAACCCTGTAATTTGGTGcaactgtaaaaatttaaaaatcgATAAAGATCtaaaaaaaggcttaaaaataaacattaatatcATCTGTCAAAAttagaaaagaataaaaattaaattctgccaagcctatctaTAAACCATTAGGTGCCCAGCTGCGCGTGGGGACAGGCACATCAAAGATAAATGCATAGGTTAAATAGCTAGAAAACAGCCAGCATCACCCTCACCCCACTGCTGCCACTCTGCACTTCCCAAACTACCCTGCTCACATGCCCCCCTCCTGTCACCAGCATTTGGATCTTCCAGCCAAGATCTCCTGCCTGTTTGGAAGCTAACGGCCCAGGGAAATGCCTGAGGGCTTGAGAGAGAGTTTGGCTACCAGCtgtcagagagaaaaaaattcagCGAGAGCCGTCACCAGCATGGGGCTCTGGGAACCTGAAAGAATGTCAAGGAGTTCCCTGCTGTGGTGGGCATAGGTGGATGTGTTGGCTCACAGATTCCTTCTGGTGAACAGAGGTGGCCTAGGAGTACAGGTACCAGAGTACGGGTTAGGTGGCGCAGCCTTTCCATCCCAGCCCCAGTGCCAACTTCTGCCCTCCTcgcaccattgaagtcaacaagTGGTTGTGTGGATGTAACAGTGCAGAGCTTGGCTCAGGGAACCTCCCCCTCCTCAGTCTGATTGCACTAGTCCAGCTGGAGGAAATCCATTCTCTGTCTGACAGCAGCAGAGATGCCATTAGTCAGAGCCCCGGGAACCTGCTCTCTGCGCCTGACTCTGATTCTACTTACAGCCGTGCAAATCAGGAGTCATTCTGTTGAAGGCTGGGGAGTTATGGGAGGATGAGGCCAGAGTGAGAGCAGCATCGGGCCCCCTGTCTGACAGTGGATTCAACCAACTCCATTACTCACAGTTGCAGAGAAAGAGCCTTCTCCCTGCCTAACACCCATGGAGTAATTAAATCACAGCCCCCCTTCCACCTGTTGGTCACAGGGAAACCACAGGCTAGCATTCCCTGAAATGCCTCCAGGGAAAGGCCCAGCTGGGATACATTTCAGAACAGTGGAACCTAACCCTGATAGCTTCTCCAGTCTTTGGTTTTAACTGAGTCTTGCCTTTGTCAACTAGCATAGGGGAGAAGCCCAGAAAGGCTATTCTGCTGGCCAGGGAACCAGCTGAGTCACAGGCTGTTTACTGGTATATAGACACAGCAGATCTGAAATCCAGATACTGACTAGCTTCCCCAGGACTAATGGAAAAAGGGTGTAGAGCACTTTGAACCTTGAGCTGTCCATAGGGAAAGGCCTTAGCCTAACTGGTGATAATTTACTTTTTATCTAAAAGGGAACACCAACACTTCGGGCTGAATTCCGGCTGGACTTATCCCCTGGCAATCCCTTCACTTCAGAGGTGTGACTGAGGGCACAAGTCACAGCGGAATTTGTTCTTTGCGCTCTGCAGAGCCAACAGCCTTTTCCCCGGTGCAACTGGGCTCTGGCTCGCACTAGGAGCTGTGTGGATGGAAGCCCcagttttttctttctgagaccaCTAGAAACCGCCTCCATGGGAGAGTcagagaagaggagaggaagaaaaataaaactcaATCGGATACAGAACTGGACAGATCAAGAAGTCAAGATTTTGCATTCCAACTATCTATAGgaaatagggattttttttttatttcaacttttcataAAAATCcataattatttaaatcaaagttaCAGAGGAAAGTTCGTAactttttattgatttattttattttttgtttttcttttttgtttgtttgtttttccctctcaTCATTAGATCTGACACCGGCATCCATCAGACTACTTCCTTACAAACATGGGAGTCCTGGAGACATCAGCAGAATGTTCTCCTGGTATAAAGAGGTGGAAGAGGTGATGGTGCAGGGAGGCGGGGTTAGAACGAGAGGGGAGgggtggttcagaggaggagagaggTCGGTATGTTTGTAGCAACGTTCttcttttgtcttgtttttaaaaaaaactttattgtTTGCAAATTGCTTCAGGTTAGATCATTTTCATGTTGAACTTGCGCGGCGCATCAGCAGAGCTGATGCCGGCGTCGGACTTGCGTGGCACGTACTCGATCTCGATGTTGTGCTTTGTGTTGCCTTTCCCCCGGCTCCACAGGAAGAGAAGCACCAGACAGAATAGCACCACGCCCAGGAAGGAGATGAATCCCATGGTGGTGGCGATGATCAGAGTCTTGATGTCGAAGGGGAAAGGCACGGTGGCACGCGTGCTGTTGGCGTCGCTCTCGTTGGGTTGGTTGGAGATGAAAGCAAAGGTCTTGTTGGGCTGGTGGGGCCAATCTGGGGAGTAGCTCCGCACGTGAAGGTGCGCCAGCATGGTGTCATTGCCACCCGCATTGCTGGCGATGCATAGGTAGGTGCCATTGTCCTGGATCTGGGCGTAGCGCACCTCCAGAGTGCCGTCGGGAAAGACAGTGAGCCGCCCGTTGGTTTTGGTAGAGATGAGGTGCTTTCTGGGAGAGAGCCACATGATCGTGGGGGGCGGATCCCCATCTGCCCGGCAGACAAAATGTACCGTATGGCCCTCATCCACAAAGATCTGCTGCGGCTTGCGGTCCCGTATGCGCGCCCGGCGGCAGGTGAAATAGTTGGGCAGGAGCACGTCGGGGAAGTCCTTGAACTCCTTCCCCTGGACGAACTCGGGGGTGGAGCAGGTGGGCTGCTGCTTGTTGAAGTTCAACCTCCAGCGGCGTCGGAAAACCCAAAGCAGCCGGCAGTCGCAGGCCAAAGGGTTATTATCCAAAATGAGCGTCTCCAGGTTCCCCACCGAGTGGAAGGCTGACTCCTCCAGTGTGGTCAGCAGGTTTCCGGAGACGTTCAAGATGCGCAAGTAGTTGAGGCCTCTGAAGGCGTAGGGCTCCACGGTGCTGAGCTGCCCACCCACCAGCTGGATCTCCTGCAGCCGGAGCAGGTCATGCAGCATGGAGCCCTCAATGGTGAGGATGGGGTTGTAGGACAGGTTCAGGAACCTGAGATAAACTAAGTGTCTGACAGAGACGTAAGGGATGGAAGTCAGATTGCAGTGGGTGATGGACAAGGACGTCAGGTTCAGTCCATAGAGGCAGTTGGACGTCATGGTATCCAGATAGGGCCAGTGGGAGATCTCAAGGACCTTAAGCCTGTAGAGCCTCCTAAATGAGTAATCCCTGATGGCGTTGATGTTCAGGTGGCGCAGCCTCAGCACAATCAAGCCGTGCAAGTGAGACAGCGCCTCCGTGGGGATGGAGGTCAAGTTGCATTTCTCCAGCGTCAGCTGCTCCAAGCTGTTGAGGCCGCTAAAGGCCCGGTGGGAGATATAGACCAGGTCATTGTCCCCAACCTCCAAAGACTTCAGGTTGTACAAATCCTGGAACATGTAGTCTAGGAGGATCACAATTTTGTTCTCACTAATGTCTAGCTTGGTAAGATTGCTCAGTCCAGTAAACACCCCCAAGGGGATGAGCTTGAGTCGGTTACTCCTGAGACCCAGAGTCCTGAGGTTGAAGAGGTTGTTGAAAGCCCCAGGCTCAATGGCACTGATAATGTTCTCGTTTAACTCCAGCTCCTCCACGTGAGGGTAGTTGGCAAATTCATCCTGGTTGAGAGTCTTGATTCGGTTCTTACCCAAGTCCAGGAGCCGGGTCTCAGTCGGGATCCCCTCGGGGACGGCGAAGAATCGCTTTCGATGGCACAGCACCGAGCGCTCCTGGGCAGAGCACTCGCAGCGGGGCGGGCAGCCCGTGGCAGAGCCAGAGAGGACGGATCCCAGCATCAGAAGGAGGATAGGCTGCCAGCAGGCCAGAATTGGGCTATGCATGCTCACCTCCCCAGCTATCATCCTATCTCTCACCTGCAAGCGACACAAAAACaaagagggggaggaaagaaCAACAGCAGAGGTTAGCAAACAAAGGCCAGTGGAATGGCAAAGGTCACTTCTGTTCGAGTCAGTGTCAAGGTTCATTGACCTGCCAGTGCCGATATTAACTAAAGGGGAAATACCAGGTCAATATTAGACATGTCTTCTCAGTACATCCCTGCTATTTCAATATACACCGTAGCCGCAGTGACGCTATCATTTGCAGTGTCCCGTATGCAGCCCGACACACCTGTGCTGCAGAGATGGTAGGGAAGCACATTTAAGAGAGCAGAACACACACACTTGAAGGGCTGCCGGGAGAGCTGGCATGGGAGCAGCATTTCACTGGCTGGGGTAGTGTCAGTCCCATACTATCCAGCCAGAGGTCCAGACACTTAGTAGTCATCTTTGGACTTCCTCTCTCCGCCCATCATTTTTCCTCCCCTCCTTGCTCGGTCTTAGTACTTGCCCCAGCAGCCGTGTCCAATTTCACACCCTGGAAGGGTCGGACAGTGGCCATCAAGGGATCTATGTAGCAGAGCTGGCATGTTCTGCTTCTAGGCCTACAGCCTCACCATGCATTTACTAGCTATGCACCTGCCAGGACCTGCATTTCCCCACAGACTAACTCCTGCCCCCCAATCTGGATTCTTCCTTATGTCTTCTCAGCATTCCCCAGGGTTCCCTTCCCTGTAGACAGATTACCAAACTGTGGCCACAATAGTTACCAACTACGCAGTTGCGAATGTGGTTCAGTCACTACAGTGGGTTTGAATAGCGTGCTCCATGTGTCCGAATTCAcagggtctctgggcagggaagTCTCTTCCACACTGATCTTTTGGTATCCACGTGGACTGCAAAGGAGGTCAACATTTCTGTCCCCAGGGCTGGCAATAGGTTGGGCTAACAAACAATAATTAGTCCAGCTTCCTGTCACTAAGCTGGCGTGATGAGGGCAGGGGATGCCCATTATTATGATGGCAGTGTCTACTGTGCTGGTTGCTGCATGGACACAGTAAAAGCCAATggctgtcccaaagaacttactaTCTAAAGCAGACAGACAAAGGGCTGGAGGGGAAAGAAAGGGGGTAAGTGACTTGACCAacgtcacacagcaaatcagttgcTGAGT includes these proteins:
- the LINGO1 gene encoding leucine-rich repeat and immunoglobulin-like domain-containing nogo receptor-interacting protein 1 isoform X2, with the protein product MIAGEVSMHSPILACWQPILLLMLGSVLSGSATGCPPRCECSAQERSVLCHRKRFFAVPEGIPTETRLLDLGKNRIKTLNQDEFANYPHVEELELNENIISAIEPGAFNNLFNLRTLGLRSNRLKLIPLGVFTGLSNLTKLDISENKIVILLDYMFQDLYNLKSLEVGDNDLVYISHRAFSGLNSLEQLTLEKCNLTSIPTEALSHLHGLIVLRLRHLNINAIRDYSFRRLYRLKVLEISHWPYLDTMTSNCLYGLNLTSLSITHCNLTSIPYVSVRHLVYLRFLNLSYNPILTIEGSMLHDLLRLQEIQLVGGQLSTVEPYAFRGLNYLRILNVSGNLLTTLEESAFHSVGNLETLILDNNPLACDCRLLWVFRRRWRLNFNKQQPTCSTPEFVQGKEFKDFPDVLLPNYFTCRRARIRDRKPQQIFVDEGHTVHFVCRADGDPPPTIMWLSPRKHLISTKTNGRLTVFPDGTLEVRYAQIQDNGTYLCIASNAGGNDTMLAHLHVRSYSPDWPHQPNKTFAFISNQPNESDANSTRATVPFPFDIKTLIIATTMGFISFLGVVLFCLVLLFLWSRGKGNTKHNIEIEYVPRKSDAGISSADAPRKFNMKMI
- the LINGO1 gene encoding leucine-rich repeat and immunoglobulin-like domain-containing nogo receptor-interacting protein 1 isoform X1 — translated: MQVRDRMIAGEVSMHSPILACWQPILLLMLGSVLSGSATGCPPRCECSAQERSVLCHRKRFFAVPEGIPTETRLLDLGKNRIKTLNQDEFANYPHVEELELNENIISAIEPGAFNNLFNLRTLGLRSNRLKLIPLGVFTGLSNLTKLDISENKIVILLDYMFQDLYNLKSLEVGDNDLVYISHRAFSGLNSLEQLTLEKCNLTSIPTEALSHLHGLIVLRLRHLNINAIRDYSFRRLYRLKVLEISHWPYLDTMTSNCLYGLNLTSLSITHCNLTSIPYVSVRHLVYLRFLNLSYNPILTIEGSMLHDLLRLQEIQLVGGQLSTVEPYAFRGLNYLRILNVSGNLLTTLEESAFHSVGNLETLILDNNPLACDCRLLWVFRRRWRLNFNKQQPTCSTPEFVQGKEFKDFPDVLLPNYFTCRRARIRDRKPQQIFVDEGHTVHFVCRADGDPPPTIMWLSPRKHLISTKTNGRLTVFPDGTLEVRYAQIQDNGTYLCIASNAGGNDTMLAHLHVRSYSPDWPHQPNKTFAFISNQPNESDANSTRATVPFPFDIKTLIIATTMGFISFLGVVLFCLVLLFLWSRGKGNTKHNIEIEYVPRKSDAGISSADAPRKFNMKMI